Proteins from one Ahaetulla prasina isolate Xishuangbanna chromosome 2, ASM2864084v1, whole genome shotgun sequence genomic window:
- the PCSK1N gene encoding proSAAS: MGPALLLALLSTLGAAKPLPTTGSSHGGMNHNLSGGVRRLRRELQGAPYEAVETALANEVYYPELVQLAALERALSTPGSQLQEDHFAQALERALASSGNQLADERMAQALERAVSPPSNQFQPDKNLARALQRLLQDGHRRDQESVYLANLLRLWDEAKGATLYPEYDETGLAGGSSPPRVLPNRYWAPEGGFEPQEELGAEEEAAGEVDPEMLRYLIGRILSGASNLPSQRLPLAPRRLRRAIFDGDLPEPPNLLRVKRLGGESGDELQRVKRTEGEGVGGRRSMSGGTQRLRYISE, translated from the exons ATGGGCCCGGCGCTGCTGCTCGCGCTGCTTTCGACCCTCGGAGCCGCCAAG CCTCTGCCCACCACAGGCAGCTCCCATGGAGGGATGAATCACAACCTGTCAGGGGGGGTCCGGCGGTTGCGCCGTGAGCTTCAGGGAGCACCGTATGAGGCTGTGGAGACCGCCTTGGCCAATGAAGTGTATTATCCGGAACTGGTTCAGCTGGCTGCCCTTGAAAGGGCCCTGTCGACTCCAGGTAGCCAGCTACAGGAAGATCACTTTGCCCAAGCCTTGGAACGAGCGTTGGCTTCTTCCGGGAACCAGCTGGCTGATGAGCGAATGGCCCAGGCCCTTGAAAGAGCGGTGTCCCCACCTAGCAACCAGTTCCAGCCAGACAAGAACCTGGCACGTGCTTTGCAGCGCCTCCTTCAGGATGGGCATCGCCGGGaccaggaatctgtctatctggcaAATCTGCTGAGGCTGTGGGATGAAGCCAAGGGGGCAACCTTGTACCCTGAGTACGATGAGACGGGCTTGGCAGGTGGCTCCTCTCCACCCAGAGTGCTGCCGAATCGTTATTGGGCCCCTGAAGGAGGATTTGAACCCCAAGAAGAGCTGGGCGCAGAGGAGGAAGCTGCTGGAGAGGTGGACCCCGAGATGCTGAG GTATCTGATTGGCAGGATCCTGTCAGGAGCAAGCAACCTGCCTTCACAGCGCCTCCCACTGGCTCCCAGGCGCCTGCGTCGTGCCATTTTTGATGGAGACCTTCCCGAACCCCCCAATCTTCTGCGGGTCAAGCGTCTTGGTGGGGAGAGTGGGGACGAGCTGCAGCGAGTCAAGCGGACAGAAGGAGAAGGTGTGGGTGGAAGGCGGAGTATGAGTGGGGGCACCCAGAGGCTTCGGTATATCTCTGAATAA